The sequence accgTTACCATCGTAATTGCAGGGTCTACTAATTTGGTAAAATGATCAATGCACAAACCAAGCATTCAAAAGGTAAACCTTTCATCCAAGAAGGACCACCTCTTCTTACCTCTCTCTCGCTTGctcaacgaaaaaaaaaaaaagggatattTTAGGCCTGCCCAAGTCAAGTATATTCTACAAGCATATAAAAACTTCCATGTGCAGCActtctttttgaaaaacaaaccttTACTGACAAGGCAAAAATCATCACTCAACTAACCAAATGCAGATCTTCACATAGCTAAACCATATTTGCATTCCTTAAataccattttatttattaattcaagaatcaaacatcaaaaacatttcTTGATTGTTAACCAAAACTAGAACCAAAGAAACACAAACAGAAATGGAAATGGAATCTTCAGGAATTAATTTCCACCttattcaaaagaaaagaaaccaaaccaaaccaaaagtCAGGATTCCTTTCCTAGGCAACTGAAAGTACCTTTCCACAAAGAGAAGGCGTCTCCATATCAATGGAGACTGAGTCACTTGAATCTCCCATTTCTTGATATTATTCCtctctgtgtttttgtttttcttttttcgttcccttctcttctttaaaTTTGAGGGCTGTTTTTCTTTCTCGTTCTGTCAATCGTTtattcattctctctctctctctctctctctctctctcttttaacaCTTTAAAGTGTCAACTTGATAGCGAGTCACCGACGCTCGACAGCGAACTCACGAGAGGCCCCTCCACCTTGTATCTAACATGAGCCGTGGTTAATTTTAACCTGAGCTAGAGACCGACAGTTCGATGAAATTACTATTCTGTCCTTATTTTTCAATGGATATGGATTTCTTGATTGTTGACTTTTGACTAATGAGTGTGCTTTGGTTAATGGGCGGGCATAGAATTCGTTTAGTCTAAAATTTTAGCCCTTAATTTAATTCATGTGggatattagaaaaattaaattcaatcattttaaaattaaatttaagtaaCTTGtggatttttaaaatacttaaaatacatggtttaattcaattagaaattgagatattatattttttttaatataattcaaaaaacatatgacatattaaaataataaataaacgtCTCTCGaagtttataattataatggtTATATCaatgaaatttataattataatagttaGGGTTTTAAATGGattgtcaaattaaaaattaaatggtttGTCTAgttatttcaaaaagaaaatgatagacAATTGTTCATTTTGGAGTGaaagattgagattttttattatttctaattagttttatatttatatttatttcaattaattattcattCACTTTCGGTAGCTTATAGCTTTGGAAAAAAGAGACGTCGTagatactttttatatttattataattatttaacattcattaatttcaaatacaGATATCACATTTtaattgtgctttttttttttttctattggttgCAGTTGATGAAGTATAATTTACTATAATATGCTGCCTTTTGTCTGTAGCATTTGCTAGATTGATCGTCTTCGTGATGCCACGgactatattaaatttttttaacccttaaaaaaataagagacgatcatacttttaaaaaaataaaaaaaaaatcaataattaagttaattttgataaatttaataatacaataaaaaaatataaggcaattacaacaacaagaaaaaaaaaattatgggcaAAATTAGTATAACACACGAAAAGGCTACCGGCACAACCAAAGCACTACAACCTTCCTCACATGACCAAACTTACTTTACTTGTTAACTATAATCTctcgtatattttttttagaatccaatttgatccttaaatcccttattattttaaatcagtCGAACTTAAACATATTTTAACAAATTGAGCATCAACTTGGCACTAGACCTTTCCATTCGACATTGTGAGACCCCTATATTGCCCTAATATGACAAAATTAAAGGGGCTCAATATTTGTCAAAGTCTTAAATTTAGTCTCTAAAGTTTTAATTggtataaaccaataaaattaaattttattttgcaaaaccaAACATTATGTGAGCTAAAATAtcaaaggattaaaaaattaaaaaaaaatcattgtggattattattgaaattcacTATAATCTTTTTTAGGTTGCAATAACTTCAAAAGGAAActtaattttgcaatttttattgtaatgtaatattctttcattttattttagttcatgGTCAATTATACATAAAGTTAAACCCTATCAGTGTTTTAATGCGGATTGTGAACAATGCAATCCATAGTAAAATGACTATTTtgcctttaaaaaataagaggattGAACACACACTCggcctaaaataatattttcacacTTTTATTGCATAATGTAATTACTCTCATgctcttgaaaacaaaaaagcttATAATTGAGGggctttttatgattttcatattttttttgtatagtttAATTACTAAGCAACCTTTGGGGTCAACTTTTTTTTGCTCAAGGtcaatgggttttttttgttttttgtaatttttgtgtGGGTTAAGGGTGTTTTGatcttttgataaataaaaaaattgatgcatgCACCAATAGGCGAGAGACGTTAGTGCCCTTTGGATGGGATATGCAATGCCTTTTAGGTGTCTCTTGTTGCCATTCAGGTTGGCATCCTTAGCATCACGCCACCCTTTATATGGTGGGTTGGTGCATGTCAACATCTATTGCACATTGAAGCttcaacacaatttttttcctccatcttttctctctcctctatcTCAAAAGGTGTGTCAATCTTGCAGAGTTGCAGCCTAATTCTCAATCTTTTAATTgtactaaattaaatttatttattttttaatttcatcgttttgcatttaattttttttaatcaagtttgatcctcattattttgatttctagttttttgtttttaattttttttctaatcggATTTTATCcataatcatttgattttaattctttttttttgttgaatttaattCTAATTCTTATGAttacaaatctttttattatgagTTCtcttattgattaatttttattttttttttgcaattcaaTCCCTCgttgtttaatttcattgaattttcaTAGCATATTTTGTGCTTATTTCTTTATCATGCTTTTAAAATCCGGCCTGGAATCAACCCCTGTCATATCTTGAGTCACGGGTTGGGTCAAATAACTAGGGTTACAGGGctcaattggattttttattgtgCACAgagtaaaaattatattattttgataaaaaaaatgatggcaaaaaatattcaatggaTTTTGACATAATTTTCCCTTAGCtaatcacttgattttttttatttggttaaaaagtaaaaatggtgttttgataaaataataatggggcaaaaattcaatcattatcctcttttttttatttttttttctttcttttgattttttttctttttaaatttttttcagctTCATCCCTttccatttgattttatatatatatatatatatatatatatagtattcattctcttgattgttgtttttcttttaattcattatatttatttccttttaatttcttgatggttaagaattttgttcaagatgttttttgattttttgtatggTCATCTCGGTCTTGTAACTGGAGTTGCTAGTTTCGAAGATTAGCAtgatttaactttgagttttttattttattattcgacATTAGGCTATTGTaccttgaattttatatttgtttcccttttcttcctttAGGGTTATTCTGGATCGTGAGTTAGCCAAATTGACAGGTTCACTCATGTCATCActctttgaatatattttttatgttagaaaaaaattcacCCGCCTCGCGACATAGCGCAGATAAAAAAACTCTAGTGTGAATCTAAACTTagtcattaatattattttataaatgttgCCTAcgtatttaattataaaaattacattggtttttgtttagaataaattaatttaaataattttaagtgtttttacctctttacttttttgaaaaattactttGGAAAATTTAAGACAAGggattttaattctaaaatgatgaaatttcaTGAAATTGAGGTTGGATTAAAAGtaagtttaatgtgtttggttaaaaatacttttcaaattgaggttataaaataactaaaaaaaagatatattaatattgatagtttttaatttaaatattgtagatttaactatcacgattatatcattaaataaataatactttatatcaaatatttttttttatcattccattaacttatttataatttcatcacgtatgaaattcatccaataagaactatagtttccatgtcattttgagcatgcaacaaaatcaggtaaaatatcaccAGAAACAAAATTGGAATTGAGATCAAATTCTGCTAATATTACGTTATCATGCGAcgtccttctaatttatgtagtgttattgaataatattaaacattaggtttttgagtaaaacacaatttaaaaaaaaaaaattaccgagTCGAATGCGGTACAATGAATAGTTGAGACACTATTCACGTTAGCAATTCCAAGGGAGCTTCACTCGCATTGTTTGACGTGAATAGTgctcaagtgaattaattcacttggcATTGTCTGAGGCCGTGTGAGAAGCACCTGAGAGCTGCTTCTCATGAACCAATGTTTCAATGGGCCCCACATACACAGTAATTTACGTTTTAATATTACCAATTATGTTGTTTACATAGTTTGTTTTAAAAGCTGTCGTAACCGCGTAAACAAACAACCTCTAAataaactaaatcatgtttatttagaaaaattgtattcatatttaaaatattaatctttttaatgttGTGTTTACTGTTTCCAcgtccttttattatttttatttatttgtattacaTAGTTTTTATTCTCCTtatattttaatagtttattttttaaacctgaTTTTGAAACTAGTATCTATAAAAATAGTAAgagttttatttagaaatataattgtaattattttttatttataaatgtatcaaaatgatatatttttttattttttaaaaaatatttttaatatcaacttaacaaaatgatttaaaaatattaaaattataaaaaatatttaattattttttaaaatatttttaaaatacaaaactaaatcGTACAAGAATTAAATGCTTACTCTCTATACTGATTTGATATATTGTTCTGCAGACACATGATCATTGTAATCTAGGTCAACAAACATATCTGAGAACCCTATTAATAAAGTTTATcatgttgaaaataataataataataataatatttacgtGTCATTTTCAACCATCTAACATCAACACACCTACCACCCATGTCTAAACCCTAAAAGGAAATTATACAATACCCCAACATTATTATTGTCATTTGTTTCCgacaacaaatatatataaatcatttttttttcaatgcaatTTTCTCTatcacttgatttattttttattaaagtatgtttactttataaaaattaatttttaaaattttcgtgtatttatttatcattaaaaagttagttaataaaaacaactttctagtaaaaaaaattttgacttgatttctaataaagtattttccttaaattttgagcagaaaatattttttagaaattatgaaaaatttacaaatattatattatttattattatatcaaatttggttcccaaacttttgattgttatatatatatatatatatttttttattttgaatattttttttttcaatttcattcattataatttgatttttatatcaattttggtccttatttttatgattattatttgcttttttcttatcatttttttaatttaaattttttatttatcatatttggtctttattcttttgattgttatttattttatttgaaataatttataaaattatatatattttttaattttatcatatttcaacttttttatctattcgatttgatctctattattttaattattatttattttatttgagataatttataaaattagatttttttaaagtttattatcatttaacattttaatttataatatttgttccttattattttaataaacttgaaaaaatattaataatttatttttcaacttattttttataatataatcatatattgtgtgtatttttcaatttatttttcatgatactatcaaatattaaaaaataatttactttttaaaaattaatttttcaacaaaatcacttttaaaaaaaattattttcaagtaaatagacctaaatatttttacatttataaAGGTTTTAATTTTGACAGCTTTTTCTAATATCCCAATCggagatatatttatttattatattatttactgtAAGGAGTAACACGTCAGATGCATCTATCCATGACATAAAATTACTCCAATAAATGTAAGAGGAGAGAGGAGCCACTAATCAGCCAAAAAAGCAACGTCGCATCCCCCCCTCCGTCATTATCTTcccatcttatttttttcttttttaatttttgtcttagtaaaataaaataaaaaaaataatagaaaaacagaGCAGAAAATTAACAGGGAGAAAATGAGAGTGCTTTTGTGCGTGTGAAATCAAATCAATCTCTAATCCAtcgagaaagagagagaaagggtgtCCGTGCGTgagatttagagagagagaaaaaccgaaaaaaaaggaaaccacCGAgacgagagagagggagagagctTTTCTCTATGTGAAATCTGTGGTTTTGTTTTCAGTTCTGATGGTTGATTAATCAAGAACTAGCATTCTAAATGGAGATGATTTCTAGCCGTTGATGCTGCCTTTTCCAATCTGAGTATCAGatcgattctttttttttttttcttaattatttctgCCAAACGAAGATTTAGCTTGAAATGAACGGAGGCGGCAGTGAGGAAGCTGCGGAGGCGGCAGCGGCAGCGCCGGTGCCGCTTGAGTGGAAATTTGCCCAGGTTTTTGGAGAGCGAACGGCTGGTGAAGAAGTACAGGAAGGTACGATACGATCTGTGGTTAGGGTTTTGATTTTGCGTTGTTGGATTATTAATTGTTGATTGTGGATTTAACTGccctttttttttgggtgtaaTTTGTGTTCGTTTGTTGTTCTATTTTCATGCGAGATTAATTTGGTTTCAGTTTGATGATTCGAATGTGTACGTGTCATTGAATAGTGTCtgatttggtgtttttttagcATTATAAGTGTGGCTTTGAAGCAATGTAGGGTAAGTTTCAGAGCTATTATGAGCATAATGATTAGTCATTAGGGAGGGATTTGCAGCTAAAATTAGAATGTTGTTGCATGGGGGTGTTACTGGTTTGATGATGGTCATGCTGCGGTGGTTGATTGCATCGTTGTTGTGGATGATAGTATGGATGGTTAGCTGAATTGTTTATTGATTGTAATACAAATTGATGATTGTGTGTTATATTTGCAAACCTGCAACAGAGGGCATGTTGAGTCATGCATTAATCTTATAAACTTAGTTGCATACACGCAGTCTTGCAAGCTAGGAAGTTTGGGGATTTAAGTTATCTTTGCAATATTTGTGAGAAAAAAACTTATGGTTATCTTTTATAACATTAGTTGGGCTTGATTGCATATTGTTCTGAGAAAGTGAGGATTTCTGCCAATAAAATAGAAGCGAACTGGCAATTGGaagaataaaatagtaattttgtATGGCATGATACATGATCATTAGAAGACTTGCTGACTTAATTATCTACAAGGGGTATGTACGGGAATGGATGAAAATAGGATTGGGGCTTGAGttcaaatgatttaaataaacCTGCTAACTCAATATCATCGGTTTAAGAGACTAGACTTTTATTATAACTTTGAAAGTGCTTCTATGTGCTAAATTCATGGTTATCAGTCACAAAATTTGCGGAACTGTTGTACAGCTCATGAATACATGGAAAACTGCCTATTATAGCCAGTATTGTGATAACTCAATGGAAAAGGAACTGGTGGGGAGGAGAGAGATTTTGGGTTCAAATCTCATTTTTGATAAATGAGATGGAAGTTTTATGTCAGatgatttcattttaaatgGTCAATGCAAACCTGCTTCTTGTGTAAATCTGGTAGATTTGGCTCTGAGTCTGCGCCTATTGACCTAAAATTGTAAAAACTGAAACAATCAGAGCAGAATGACTGAATGCCGAGGGCTTGTAATGGTTCAAGCCAAGACATGCCGTACTGAGCAGTCAGATTACTGTCCCACTGTTTTGATAGTTCAGGTGGTAGTTAGGCACCAGGATTTTAAGCTTATCTTTGAACACTATTCTTATTGGGGTTTTATGTGCTTGTGGTTGGTAGTCAAGAACTAATAATTATTCCCCACAACCAAATATCCTTCCCAAGAGGAAGAAACACATAAACCAAGCGGAAGTCAATTTTGGAAGACATTTTTATCCATGAAAgtcttttacttaaaaatttCCCACAGAATTATTGCATCTCATCCTCACCTTCTTACTTCTTTTAGTTATGGACTTTTGCAGTCGATATCATATCTGCCATCGAATTTGATAGAACTGGTGACCATCTTGCTACTGGAGATCGTGGAGGTCGAGTGGTTTTATTTGAAAGAACCGACAAGAGAGATGTAAGAAAATATAGGCATATCTTTAaagaaaatttcttttcttttcctcctgCTGTAGCAAAATAGCTCTATGACATAAACTTACATTGTTTAGCATGGTGGAAATCGGAGAGATCTTGAGAGGATGGATTTTCCAATTATCAGGCATCCTGAATTCCGTTACAAAACAGAGTTTCAGAGCCACGAACCTGAGGtacttaatttttccttttcaggctttttttttctctcctgttAATCACTGGAATTATATTCATTTgggtatatttgttttaatctttCCTGGGTTCAGGATTTGATAAGTATTCATTATTTTCCTCCATTTTAGTTTGATTATCTGAAGAGCTTGGAAATTGAGGAGAAGATCAACAAGATTAGATGGTGCCAGTCAGCTAATGGTGCACTTTTTCTTCTGTCCACTAATgacaaaacaatcaaattttggaAGGTAGGGTGGaacattgttgatttttttgatatttttactatCAATTTTTAGCTGTACTATAGTAGGTGATTTTTATTCCTCTAGCTTTCTAGGTGGGTTTCATTCAAAGTTTCTAATCACTAGAATTGCTTTTAGTGTAAGCTCTTAAGGTTCAGTCTATGTTGTAGTGGTTAAATTTTTTGCATCTTTAATAACTAATAGAACAACTTGACGAGTTGAAGAAATCTGGAAAACAATGGGAATTTCCTAATCAGTGTGCTTGCTCTAATGGTGGACAGGTCCATGAAAAGAAGGTCAAGAAAATATGTGACATGAATGCTGACCCTGCAAAAGCTGCTGGAAATGGTGCTGTTGTAGGTCCAAGCATACCAACAAGCTCCAAACCATATACTGCAAATGGAGGATGTTTGGATAAACCCGTGGGCTTGAGCAATGACTTTTCTTTCCCACTTGGGGGTGTCCCGTCTCTACACTTACCCGTGGTAGTCTTTTTCACTCTAATATACTTGTCTGCTCATGGAAATCATGATTTTGACATCTGGAAATGCTTATTATAATATTCTCTACTTTTGTGATCTCTGGTTCTAACACCTCTTTCATTTTTACTGATCCAGTTGACCAGTAGTGAAATCAGCCTTGTGCCTAGGTGTCGGAGAATATATGCTCATGCCCATGACTATCACATTAACTCCATTTCTAACAACAGGTGCATTCACTTATTTCATAGATGTATAACTCTCATTTTCACATACCATGTCTTTAACATCCCTTGTCATTTTGATTACTCTTATCATTtccttttaattgaattttttgatcTTGTAAAGACATGTAATGTTGAAGAGCAATGTATATTATGGCATTTCTTTGAAGAAATGATTCtgcattattttgatattttggataGTTATATTATTGTCTGTAATCAGAGCCGATTTAAAGTGAATGGGGGGGCCTTGGGCCAAATAGgaccttttaaaatatttaagaagtttttatttttatttttattttttatgcatgtctGACAAGTGGGGCCTTGGGAAATCTTCATTTCGTACTTGGGGCATTTTGTTAAGTTGGAGCAATCTTCATTTCATAAAGCATAATTGACAAATATATCCTATTGATTTTGCGGGGACCTTGGGCCATTGCCTTAGTGGCTCTTAGCTTAAGCTGATGCTGTCCATAATACACATTTTGAAATTTCCCGAACGTTTTCAAGCCCGAAAGCATGCTCTTTAACCATCACAGTCATAACATTCTACATAATTGGCtgttcctttgttttcttttttgcagtGATGGTGAAACTTTTATATCTGCTGACGATCTGCGAATAAATCTTTGGAATTTGGAAATCAGCAATCAGAGTTTCAATATTGTTGATGTAAAGCCTGCAAACATGGAGGATCTGACTGGTTAGAATCACtgtattttgtatgaaaatTAAACATCCGAGTATTTTATGATGTTCTTGGTTTTACATGTTGTCTATGGTGTATTCTGGGCAGATAGGTCTAGAAATATTCTCTTTAGAGTCTTGTTAGCTTGTTATATGATCTTTCCTGTTGTGCAAGTGCTGTTGTTTAGCTCTCTTATTCCCCTTTCTGCATGCATGGGTGGTTTGGTGAGAGGCCAattcttctgctcttgttgtgCTTCTTATCCATATAATAATTTGGATGATTAAAGCATGGTATTCATCTTGTAGATTTCAATATTGAAATCATGTGAATGTTCTGATTGCTGTATCAAATTGTCATGGTATTCACACATTTGAATTTATGTATGCAGAGGTGATAACTTCAGCAGAATTTCATCCTACTCATTGCAATATTCTGGCATATAGTAGTTCAAGGGGCTCAATTCGTTTAGTTGACATGCGACAGTCAGCTCTATGCGATTCTCATAGCAAATTGTAAGTACTTTAGGTTTTTTGTCTACatggttttcttttgttgatttttcaaGTATTCTCTAACGTCATGGAGTTATGGATGTATCATGAGACGTTTTAGatctcttttattgatttactttttttccttttcttttgaatataTACATTGTGCTCTATGGTGGCCCAGGTTTGAGGAACAAGAGATGCCTGGTTCAAGGTCCTTCTTCACAGAGATAATTGCCTCAATCTCAGAT is a genomic window of Populus alba chromosome 18, ASM523922v2, whole genome shotgun sequence containing:
- the LOC118046017 gene encoding serine/threonine protein phosphatase 2A 55 kDa regulatory subunit B beta isoform isoform X2 → MNGGGSEEAAEAAAAAPVPLEWKFAQVFGERTAGEEVQEVDIISAIEFDRTGDHLATGDRGGRVVLFERTDKRDHGGNRRDLERMDFPIIRHPEFRYKTEFQSHEPEFDYLKSLEIEEKINKIRWCQSANGALFLLSTNDKTIKFWKVHEKKVKKICDMNADPAKAAGNGAVVGPSIPTSSKPYTANGGCLDKPVGLSNDFSFPLGGVPSLHLPLTSSEISLVPRCRRIYAHAHDYHINSISNNSDGETFISADDLRINLWNLEISNQSFNIVDVKPANMEDLTEVITSAEFHPTHCNILAYSSSRGSIRLVDMRQSALCDSHSKLFEEQEMPGSRSFFTEIIASISDIKFAKDGRYILSRDYMTLKLWDINMDSGPVSTFQVHENLRPKLCDLYENDSIFDKFECCLSGDGLRVATGSYSNLFRVFGCSEGSTEATTLEASKNPLRKQVQTPSRPSRSLGALSHGFRRGADTSGVDTNGNAFDFTTKLLHLAWHPTENSLACAASNSLYMYYA
- the LOC118046017 gene encoding serine/threonine protein phosphatase 2A 55 kDa regulatory subunit B beta isoform isoform X1, translated to MNGGGSEEAAEAAAAAPVPLEWKFAQVFGERTAGEEVQEVDIISAIEFDRTGDHLATGDRGGRVVLFERTDKRDHGGNRRDLERMDFPIIRHPEFRYKTEFQSHEPEFDYLKSLEIEEKINKIRWCQSANGALFLLSTNDKTIKFWKVHEKKVKKICDMNADPAKAAGNGAVVGPSIPTSSKPYTANGGCLDKPVGLSNDFSFPLGGVPSLHLPVLTSSEISLVPRCRRIYAHAHDYHINSISNNSDGETFISADDLRINLWNLEISNQSFNIVDVKPANMEDLTEVITSAEFHPTHCNILAYSSSRGSIRLVDMRQSALCDSHSKLFEEQEMPGSRSFFTEIIASISDIKFAKDGRYILSRDYMTLKLWDINMDSGPVSTFQVHENLRPKLCDLYENDSIFDKFECCLSGDGLRVATGSYSNLFRVFGCSEGSTEATTLEASKNPLRKQVQTPSRPSRSLGALSHGFRRGADTSGVDTNGNAFDFTTKLLHLAWHPTENSLACAASNSLYMYYA